The following nucleotide sequence is from Posidoniimonas corsicana.
CCAGCGGCGCCACGACGGCGGTCAGACCCTTCAGCTCGGCGATTGCGGCCTGCGCCTGCTCCTGGTCGTTCCAGAAATCGGGCGCGGCCTGCGCCTGCTCGATCTCGGCGATGCGTTGTTTCTTGCTGTCGTAGTCAAAGAGAGTCCCTGAGCTGCGTCAGGGCCTCGTGGATCGCCTCGGCGCGATCAGTCCATTGCTTGTCCATCTACTCACCGTCCGTTGAAGGGTTGAGAGCGGCGATTATAGACGGTCCATTCGGGACGGACGAGGCGGGGGAACCACAAAGGCACGAAGGCACAAAGCCATTCCGAAATCCCCTTTAGCGGCCCCGGTAGCCGGAGAGGACCGGGTTCCCCCTCCGTGTCCTCTGCGTGCTCTGTGGTAAAATGTCGTCGTCTTCGTGCCTTTGAGTCTTTGTGGTTCTCAAAATGTCCCTCGTAGTCCTAGCCATGTCCGGCGGCGTCGATTCGAGCGTCGCCGCGCACCTGCTGCTCGAGCAGGGGCACGAGGTGATCGGCGTGTTCATGCGCCACGGCGAGCAGTCGCCGGCCGCCTGTTCCACGGAATCCACCCCCGGCTCACTGCCGATCGTCAACCGCCTGGACCACAAGCAGGGCTGCTGCACCGCGGCCGACGCGGAGGACGCCCGGCGGGTGTCCGACCGGCTGCGCATCCCGTTCTACGCACTGGACCTGAACGAGGAGTTCGGCCAGATCATGGACTACTTCGCCGCCGAGTACGCTCGGGGCCGGACCCCCAACCCGTGCGTGCAGTGCAACAACTGGATCAAGTTTGGCAAGCTGTTCGACTACGCCGACTCGGTCGGCGCCGAGTACGTCGCCACCGGGCACTACGCGCGGATCGATGATTCCAGCAGCGAGCCGGTTCTGCTCCGCGGGATCGATCAATCCAAGGACCAGTCGTACGTGCTGTTCGGCATCAAACGCCGCGACTTGTCGCGGATGCTGCTGCCGGTGGGCGGATACCAGAAGCCCAAGATCCGCGAGCTGGCCGCCGGCATCGGCCTGAACGTTGCGGAGAAGAAGGACAGCCAAGAGATCTGCTTTGTCACCAGCGGCCGCTACGACCAGTTTGTCCGCCGGCGACTGGAGAGCGGCGGCGAATCGGGCGACCGCTCGGGCGAGCTGGTCACGACCGACGGCCGCGTCGTCGGCCGGCACGACGGCATCGAGGGCTTCACGGTCGGACAGCGGAAGGGCCTGGGCGTGGCGCTCGGCGAGCGGGCGTTCGTGGTGCGGATCGAACCGGACACCAACCGCGTGGTGCTGGGCGACCGCGCGGCGCTCGATGCTAGCGAGCTGACCGCCAGCGGATGCAACTGGCTGAC
It contains:
- the mnmA gene encoding tRNA 2-thiouridine(34) synthase MnmA codes for the protein MSLVVLAMSGGVDSSVAAHLLLEQGHEVIGVFMRHGEQSPAACSTESTPGSLPIVNRLDHKQGCCTAADAEDARRVSDRLRIPFYALDLNEEFGQIMDYFAAEYARGRTPNPCVQCNNWIKFGKLFDYADSVGAEYVATGHYARIDDSSSEPVLLRGIDQSKDQSYVLFGIKRRDLSRMLLPVGGYQKPKIRELAAGIGLNVAEKKDSQEICFVTSGRYDQFVRRRLESGGESGDRSGELVTTDGRVVGRHDGIEGFTVGQRKGLGVALGERAFVVRIEPDTNRVVLGDRAALDASELTASGCNWLTDLPPEEPIECLAQIRYNAKPAAAELVVQAGHKLSVRFKSPQFGVAPGQAVVCFDGERVLGGGWID